From a region of the Zingiber officinale cultivar Zhangliang chromosome 4B, Zo_v1.1, whole genome shotgun sequence genome:
- the LOC121976610 gene encoding uncharacterized protein LOC121976610 has protein sequence MDSRYCHSLDPDSTPIQDSSTFLCDDVVVVDDFASSNIVAADIVDAGVVGDVEKLAEPDYTFVDKESVGDCKLEAIPQESPLLIGPSLEPNVDDKSVGTCAEEAEPQESLLFYAPPESELLLDKEEATSTVLEPPGP, from the exons ATGGATTCTAGATATTGTCATAGCCTTGACCCTGATTCTACTCCTATACAAGACTCCTCTACCTTTTTATGTGATGATGTTGTAGTTGTAGATGATTTTGCTTCTTCTAATATTGTTGCTGCAGATATTGTTGATGCAGGTGTTGTTGGTGATGTTGAGAAGCTAGCTGAGCCTGATTATACATTTGTTGATAAGGAAAGTGTAGGAGATTGCAAattggaagcaataccccaagaatcacctcttttGATTGGACCATCACTTGAACCAAATGTGGATGAcaagagtgtagggacttgtgctgaggaggcagagccccaagaatcacttctttTTTATGCACCACCAGAGTCTGAGTTATTACTTGATAAAGAGGAAGCCACATCCACTGTTCTAGAACCTCCAG GCCCTTGA